The following are from one region of the Fibrobacter sp. UWEL genome:
- the purF gene encoding amidophosphoribosyltransferase has product MLEEIHEECGVIGIFNGENVVRNVTMGLYALQHRGQESAGFAVTDGDKIRVRKSMGLVSTLLQEHNVDECPGTTCIGHVRYSTTGASTLANAQPILVSCKWGQLAVVHNGNITNATELRQEMENEGHIFQTTSDSEILLHEIARTQADDLGQAIKKAITKFTGCFCLIFISKDTMYVARDGFGFRPLSIARMGKSWCVASETCAFDLLGAHYVRDIQPGEFLTITNNGLHSERFIQKDRLAHCIFEYIYFSRPDSKIFEQSCDKVRRKMGKQLAKECPVDADIVISVPDSATTAALGYAQASGIRFEIGLLRNHYVGRTFIDPTQNVREQKVKLKFNPIEGVLKNKRVCVVEDSIVRGTTLKILSKMLRDAGALEVHIRIASPPVAHPCFFGMDFPSQGELAASSMTPDEIAKMLGVESLGYLSVEGMKECTGDGENFCAACFDNDYPDYIGIDSNKMRCG; this is encoded by the coding sequence ATGCTCGAAGAAATTCATGAAGAATGCGGCGTCATCGGCATTTTCAATGGCGAGAACGTTGTACGTAATGTTACCATGGGTCTGTACGCACTGCAGCACCGCGGCCAAGAATCCGCAGGTTTCGCAGTAACCGACGGCGACAAGATTCGCGTCCGTAAGTCCATGGGTCTGGTTTCCACCCTCCTGCAAGAACACAACGTTGACGAATGTCCGGGTACAACCTGCATCGGCCACGTCCGTTACAGCACCACAGGCGCAAGCACCCTGGCAAACGCCCAGCCCATTCTAGTGAGCTGCAAATGGGGCCAGTTGGCAGTGGTTCACAACGGTAACATCACCAACGCTACCGAACTGCGCCAGGAGATGGAAAACGAAGGTCACATTTTCCAGACCACCTCAGACTCAGAAATTCTTCTTCATGAAATCGCCCGCACACAAGCCGATGATTTGGGACAAGCAATCAAGAAAGCCATTACCAAATTCACCGGCTGTTTTTGTTTGATCTTCATCAGCAAGGACACCATGTACGTTGCCCGCGATGGTTTCGGTTTCCGTCCGCTTTCCATCGCACGTATGGGCAAGTCCTGGTGCGTGGCCTCCGAGACCTGCGCCTTTGACCTGCTGGGAGCCCACTACGTTCGCGACATCCAGCCCGGCGAATTCTTGACCATCACCAACAACGGCCTTCATTCCGAACGCTTCATCCAGAAGGATCGTCTGGCCCACTGCATTTTCGAATACATCTACTTCAGCCGTCCGGACTCCAAGATTTTCGAGCAGTCCTGCGACAAGGTCCGCCGCAAGATGGGCAAGCAGCTGGCCAAGGAATGCCCCGTTGACGCAGACATCGTCATTTCTGTTCCGGACAGCGCCACTACCGCAGCCCTGGGCTACGCACAGGCCAGCGGCATCCGCTTTGAAATCGGGCTGCTCCGTAACCACTATGTGGGCCGCACCTTCATCGACCCCACCCAGAACGTTCGCGAACAAAAAGTTAAGCTGAAGTTCAACCCCATCGAAGGCGTCCTCAAGAACAAGCGCGTCTGCGTGGTGGAAGACTCCATCGTCCGCGGCACCACCCTGAAGATTCTTTCCAAGATGCTCCGCGATGCAGGCGCCCTGGAAGTCCACATCCGCATTGCATCTCCTCCGGTAGCTCACCCCTGCTTCTTCGGCATGGACTTCCCCAGCCAGGGCGAGCTTGCAGCCAGCTCCATGACTCCCGACGAAATCGCAAAGATGCTGGGCGTAGAAAGCCTGGGCTACTTGAGCGTTGAAGGCATGAAGGAATGTACCGGCGACGGTGAAAACTTCTGCGCAGCCTGCTTCGATAACGACTACCCCGATTACATCGGCATCGATTCCAACAAGATGCGTTGCGGTTAA
- the tsaB gene encoding tRNA (adenosine(37)-N6)-threonylcarbamoyltransferase complex dimerization subunit type 1 TsaB → MNLDLFVDTSRKGISMGLSDSVSGLYQETVDVTARGETASALLDELLTRVDAKLDDIKRVLVTVGPGSFSGLRTGVAFCQGLCFSGKRELFGVSTLQALECFGTAESASKESVAVVIRARPGYWYLRQTVNGKADESFIETAEVVERLKAAADLKVVVVDEPATADETLKVLFEELKVKQVLDAGKPLNLWAPLFTSEQASLIQEANYIQPSYFEKLK, encoded by the coding sequence ATGAACTTAGACTTATTTGTAGATACTTCCCGCAAGGGGATTTCCATGGGATTGTCCGACAGTGTTTCTGGCTTGTACCAGGAAACTGTGGACGTTACCGCCCGTGGCGAAACCGCATCCGCCCTTCTCGACGAGCTGTTGACCCGCGTAGACGCCAAGCTGGATGACATCAAGCGAGTTCTTGTTACCGTTGGTCCCGGCTCCTTTAGCGGTCTCCGTACCGGTGTAGCTTTCTGCCAGGGCTTATGCTTTAGCGGCAAGCGCGAACTTTTTGGAGTCAGCACTCTTCAAGCGCTAGAATGTTTCGGTACTGCAGAATCCGCAAGTAAGGAAAGCGTTGCCGTAGTGATCCGCGCACGTCCTGGTTACTGGTACTTGCGTCAGACCGTCAACGGCAAGGCAGATGAAAGCTTTATTGAAACCGCAGAAGTAGTGGAACGTCTGAAGGCTGCAGCAGACCTGAAGGTTGTAGTGGTGGATGAACCCGCCACCGCAGATGAAACCCTGAAGGTTCTCTTTGAAGAACTGAAGGTGAAACAAGTCCTGGACGCAGGCAAACCCCTTAACTTGTGGGCACCGCTGTTCACCTCCGAACAGGCAAGCCTCATTCAGGAAGCCAACTACATTCAGCCGTCCTATTTTGAGAAGTTGAAGTAA
- a CDS encoding geranylgeranylglycerol-phosphate geranylgeranyltransferase, which produces MFKTLLQMTRPVNIVIAIITLVVGYFLLGVLPGASNGVTVLGISWIAIILQSLGFAFAIGFGNIQNDVLDFESDKKNRPDRPLPSGRISMKAAKTSWIVMLILSVGCGFADNLTSGIFFGVLALLLVAYNMKLKHIPLLKNMTVAYLCMTPLILTLVYPIGIPETDIVGMDISSKLGFLYPAMMFAFLLTTAREIYKDLEDETGDLMAGIMTFPLIAGAPTAHRLAGAILAFTWILLPLPVVQGYYSTLFLILALVALTPSFIYIIVQAKKQNYHKAQSTVKIAMFAGLIALVVSTAV; this is translated from the coding sequence ATGTTCAAGACCCTGCTCCAAATGACCCGTCCCGTGAATATCGTCATCGCCATCATTACGCTGGTGGTGGGATACTTCCTGCTGGGCGTTCTCCCGGGAGCCTCCAACGGCGTTACCGTTCTGGGCATTAGCTGGATTGCCATTATCCTGCAGTCTCTTGGGTTCGCATTCGCCATCGGTTTCGGCAACATCCAGAACGACGTTCTTGACTTCGAAAGCGACAAGAAGAACCGTCCCGATCGCCCGCTGCCTAGTGGCCGCATTTCCATGAAGGCAGCAAAGACCTCCTGGATCGTAATGCTTATTCTTAGCGTGGGATGCGGTTTTGCAGACAACCTAACTTCTGGAATTTTCTTTGGCGTTTTGGCCCTGCTGTTGGTCGCCTACAACATGAAGCTAAAGCACATTCCCCTGCTGAAAAATATGACGGTAGCATACCTTTGCATGACACCATTGATCCTTACTTTGGTCTACCCCATCGGCATTCCAGAAACGGACATTGTTGGCATGGATATTTCAAGCAAGTTGGGATTTCTTTACCCCGCTATGATGTTCGCATTTCTGCTCACCACCGCCCGTGAGATTTATAAAGATCTGGAAGATGAAACCGGCGACCTGATGGCAGGCATCATGACCTTCCCCCTGATTGCAGGCGCCCCCACCGCACACCGCCTAGCTGGAGCAATCCTCGCCTTCACCTGGATTCTGCTGCCCTTACCCGTTGTTCAAGGATACTACTCCACCCTGTTTTTAATCCTTGCTCTCGTTGCCCTGACGCCCTCATTCATCTACATCATCGTCCAGGCCAAAAAGCAGAATTACCATAAGGCACAAAGCACCGTCAAAATCGCCATGTTCGCCGGCCTCATCGCTCTTGTTGTAAGCACTGCTGTATAA
- a CDS encoding D-alanine--D-alanine ligase: MARMRVLVLMGGPSTEHDVSVVSGTGVVRAMNPDKYNIHPVLIDKDGTWHWSSRELSPYQKDNFSVNYFRGLEGTAANTKKNPALSELPDADIAFLALHGKWGEDGHVQALLENWGIPYTGCGLLASALAMDKIKSKEIYRANGIPTPPYRVVFKHEFTGDVLVNVADELGFPLVIKDPLGGSSIGIGIAKDMDEAGKIVQDLYKDTNRLLFEKFIAGGEASCGYIEGEKPLPPTEMRMTTREYFDYEAKYNGECKEVTPAEFTPELTERIQELVKKAHYALGGAGYSRTDVRITKDGELFAIETNTLPGMTPTSLLPQQAACNGITYSQLIDMIIEKSLYIKR, translated from the coding sequence ATGGCACGTATGCGCGTTCTCGTTTTGATGGGTGGTCCGTCCACCGAACATGATGTTTCTGTTGTCAGCGGCACTGGTGTTGTCCGCGCAATGAATCCCGACAAGTATAACATTCACCCGGTTCTCATCGACAAGGATGGCACCTGGCACTGGTCTTCCCGCGAACTGTCCCCCTACCAGAAGGACAACTTCAGCGTGAACTACTTCCGCGGTCTGGAAGGCACTGCAGCAAACACCAAGAAGAACCCGGCCCTCTCTGAATTGCCGGACGCTGACATCGCATTCCTCGCTCTCCACGGCAAGTGGGGCGAAGACGGCCATGTGCAGGCTCTCCTCGAAAACTGGGGCATTCCCTACACCGGTTGCGGCCTCCTGGCTTCTGCCCTCGCCATGGACAAGATCAAGTCCAAGGAAATCTACCGCGCCAACGGCATTCCTACCCCGCCCTACCGCGTGGTATTCAAGCACGAATTTACAGGCGATGTTCTGGTGAACGTTGCCGACGAACTGGGCTTCCCGCTCGTCATCAAGGACCCGCTGGGCGGTTCCTCCATCGGTATCGGCATCGCCAAGGATATGGACGAAGCCGGCAAGATTGTTCAGGACCTTTACAAGGACACCAACCGCTTGCTGTTCGAAAAGTTCATTGCAGGTGGCGAAGCTAGCTGCGGCTACATCGAAGGCGAAAAGCCCCTGCCGCCGACCGAAATGCGCATGACCACCCGCGAATACTTTGACTACGAAGCCAAGTACAATGGCGAATGTAAGGAAGTGACCCCCGCAGAATTTACTCCGGAACTGACCGAACGTATTCAGGAACTGGTGAAGAAGGCTCACTACGCTCTGGGCGGTGCAGGCTACAGCCGTACCGACGTCCGTATCACTAAGGACGGCGAACTGTTCGCTATCGAAACCAACACCCTGCCCGGCATGACTCCCACCAGCCTCTTGCCCCAGCAGGCTGCTTGCAACGGCATTACCTACAGCCAGCTCATCGATATGATCATCGAAAAGAGCCTGTACATCAAGAGATAA
- a CDS encoding pseudouridine synthase: protein MPVPSDMYFESVVQPEHEGWLLLKSLCARFTYHSEMDWADKLSRGLVSVNGVVANASTIAHKNDKVVYHVENYTEPEVPTNYEVIFEDEEFMLIAKPAGVPVHHTGRIFYNTFTSIVRRGTDYETATPMHRLDRDTGGVMLFAKYAESAARFQKNLDRILLKKFYMAVVRGEFPDQAVDCQMALREDPNDRIRIRMHHFEDGKPCHTIFRKIAGGTRRGVNEAGESREEAYSVVECELITGRKHQIRAHLSELGYPILGDRLYSFDGKYYEKMTDKVAEARARGELSQEDALSADDFAVLGSKSQMLYAYKAEIQLPYWKESRTFESRDFPEEMKALVP from the coding sequence ATGCCCGTCCCTTCAGATATGTACTTCGAAAGCGTTGTCCAGCCGGAACACGAAGGCTGGCTTCTGCTGAAATCCTTATGCGCTCGCTTTACGTATCATAGCGAGATGGACTGGGCGGATAAACTTTCCCGCGGTCTTGTATCTGTCAATGGGGTGGTGGCCAATGCATCTACCATTGCTCACAAGAACGACAAGGTGGTGTATCATGTGGAAAATTACACCGAGCCGGAAGTCCCCACCAACTATGAAGTGATTTTTGAAGACGAAGAGTTTATGCTTATCGCAAAGCCCGCAGGTGTTCCTGTTCACCATACGGGACGCATCTTCTACAATACCTTTACTTCAATTGTCCGCAGGGGCACGGACTATGAAACGGCTACGCCCATGCACCGTCTGGATAGGGACACGGGTGGCGTTATGCTGTTTGCCAAGTATGCGGAATCCGCCGCACGTTTCCAGAAGAATCTGGACCGCATCCTGCTGAAGAAGTTCTATATGGCGGTGGTCCGCGGTGAATTTCCTGACCAGGCGGTGGACTGCCAGATGGCTCTTCGTGAGGATCCGAACGATCGTATCCGCATCAGGATGCATCATTTTGAAGATGGAAAACCCTGCCATACGATTTTTAGAAAAATCGCTGGCGGAACGCGCCGCGGGGTCAATGAGGCGGGTGAATCTCGGGAAGAAGCGTACTCGGTGGTGGAATGCGAGTTGATCACCGGACGTAAACATCAGATTCGAGCCCATCTTTCCGAGTTGGGATACCCGATTTTGGGTGATCGCCTGTACAGCTTTGATGGAAAGTACTACGAGAAGATGACGGATAAGGTGGCGGAAGCTCGTGCTCGCGGCGAATTAAGTCAGGAAGACGCTCTTTCTGCAGATGATTTCGCCGTGCTGGGCTCCAAAAGTCAGATGCTTTATGCCTATAAGGCCGAAATTCAGCTGCCTTACTGGAAGGAATCAAGGACTTTTGAGAGTCGAGACTTCCCGGAGGAGATGAAAGCTCTTGTTCCCTAG
- a CDS encoding GNAT family N-acetyltransferase, producing MPIRKMEIADIPAVLAIQEELQFQEWNEKQFTSEIKATYAACFVYESEATASEAPKEILGYSIFHIMGPDSELLSIATRSNQQQKGIGQQLLDAGFALLDFAGGDCCFLEVREGNAKARRFYEKNKFKIYSTRKKYYSDGEDAVLYKTEP from the coding sequence ATGCCTATTCGCAAAATGGAAATTGCAGACATTCCCGCAGTTCTTGCAATTCAGGAAGAACTGCAGTTTCAGGAATGGAACGAAAAGCAGTTTACCAGCGAGATCAAGGCAACCTACGCCGCCTGTTTCGTCTACGAAAGTGAAGCAACAGCCAGCGAAGCCCCTAAGGAAATCTTGGGTTATTCCATCTTCCACATCATGGGTCCCGACTCAGAACTGCTAAGCATCGCCACACGCAGTAACCAACAGCAAAAAGGCATTGGACAACAACTGCTTGACGCAGGCTTTGCTCTGCTGGACTTTGCAGGCGGGGACTGCTGCTTTCTGGAAGTCCGTGAAGGAAACGCAAAGGCCAGACGCTTCTACGAAAAGAACAAGTTCAAGATTTACAGCACCCGCAAGAAATATTATTCCGATGGCGAAGACGCCGTTCTTTACAAGACGGAACCTTAA
- a CDS encoding NAD(P)-dependent oxidoreductase yields the protein MKVFVTGGTGFIGHYVVKALIARGHEVVVATRHPNKVPSMKAQPGVTFVECALTDFEKMAEGLNGCDACIHVALGWGDTPSAMLMNDTRATVNLLEASARAGCKKFIYTSSTAAMGRIRPTMREVTSNLPMDLYGATKAAGEAFVLGFTHGYGSQFPEVKMTRNIIRPGYTFGNPAWSDGCCQPDRRFFTMAQAVKEGRDINIIKNDGTQFIHASHQAELYMKVLESDKNEEIYLGLSESWMSWKEIAEMMISLKPGTKTKIVETDLGWSDEPTLFEVTKIKDQFGLVFDARDFMLDHVKWTFEHV from the coding sequence ATGAAGGTTTTTGTTACCGGGGGAACTGGGTTTATTGGTCATTATGTGGTTAAGGCTTTGATTGCCCGAGGCCACGAAGTGGTTGTTGCTACTCGTCATCCGAACAAGGTGCCTTCCATGAAGGCTCAGCCTGGCGTTACCTTTGTTGAATGTGCTCTTACCGATTTTGAAAAGATGGCGGAAGGTCTCAATGGCTGCGACGCCTGTATTCATGTTGCGTTGGGCTGGGGCGATACTCCGTCCGCCATGCTCATGAACGATACCCGCGCAACAGTGAACCTGCTGGAAGCTTCAGCCCGTGCTGGTTGCAAGAAGTTTATTTATACCTCCAGTACAGCTGCCATGGGTCGTATTCGCCCCACCATGCGTGAAGTGACCAGCAATTTGCCTATGGATCTTTATGGTGCTACTAAGGCCGCTGGCGAAGCTTTTGTTCTTGGATTCACTCATGGTTACGGATCTCAGTTCCCTGAAGTGAAGATGACTCGCAATATCATTCGCCCGGGGTATACTTTCGGTAATCCCGCTTGGAGCGATGGCTGTTGCCAACCGGACCGTCGTTTCTTTACGATGGCTCAGGCCGTTAAGGAAGGCCGCGACATTAACATCATCAAGAATGATGGAACCCAGTTTATTCATGCTAGCCATCAGGCAGAACTTTACATGAAGGTTCTGGAATCCGACAAGAACGAGGAAATCTACCTGGGTCTTAGTGAATCCTGGATGAGCTGGAAGGAAATTGCCGAAATGATGATTTCCCTAAAGCCTGGCACCAAGACCAAGATCGTGGAAACCGATTTAGGTTGGTCTGATGAGCCCACCTTGTTTGAGGTTACCAAGATCAAGGATCAGTTTGGCCTAGTGTTCGATGCTCGCGACTTCATGCTGGATCACGTGAAGTGGACCTTCGAACACGTTTAG
- a CDS encoding nicotinate-nicotinamide nucleotide adenylyltransferase, with protein MCIKNVAVLGGAFDPVHKDHVTVAKTCLDRGFCDEVWFMPSPDRWDKTLNASPEDRFAMLELAFSGDKRLVLSDLEIQQGDFRGSYVFLMSLKEKFPDINFRLLTGADTYEGIPHWRDPMNFFGTNYNGHLLLRDIELIVFARDGYTKPDLKKHKANGYADLLWLGPEEGFEGQYSSTAIRKALLCNYNECPAGLEPSVYEYIKEHNLYRD; from the coding sequence ATGTGTATTAAGAATGTTGCTGTATTAGGGGGTGCATTTGATCCGGTCCATAAGGACCATGTGACGGTGGCGAAAACTTGCCTAGACCGCGGCTTCTGCGATGAAGTGTGGTTTATGCCTAGCCCCGATCGTTGGGACAAGACTTTGAATGCCAGTCCCGAAGATCGCTTTGCCATGCTGGAACTTGCATTCTCCGGCGACAAACGCCTGGTGCTTTCTGACTTGGAAATCCAGCAGGGGGACTTCCGCGGTTCCTATGTATTCTTGATGAGCCTTAAGGAAAAATTCCCGGATATCAATTTCCGCCTGCTGACTGGAGCCGATACCTACGAAGGAATTCCCCACTGGCGTGACCCCATGAATTTCTTTGGGACCAATTACAATGGACACCTGCTGCTGCGCGACATTGAACTGATTGTGTTTGCCCGTGATGGATATACAAAGCCTGATTTGAAAAAACATAAGGCAAACGGCTACGCCGACCTGCTTTGGCTTGGCCCCGAAGAAGGCTTTGAAGGCCAGTATTCCAGTACCGCGATTCGAAAGGCTCTGCTGTGTAACTATAACGAATGCCCCGCAGGTCTTGAACCTTCTGTATACGAGTACATCAAGGAACACAACCTCTACCGCGACTAA
- a CDS encoding YdcF family protein, with product MSKVLSKKQIRARRLAQSIAAAIAVLAIIVFYLIMTQSGHWLVDDDEFEHAKWVAILDGQSADLERTDFAANLFANGKVDSVLILGRRCLRNRNNAEFYADEFMQQGAFDSTAVFLAPHDDASTIGEAYTIIPWLKKHKADTVLLLTSAPATHRVKRIFETLSGETPVYKTVDIHHYQFTADSWYSNRESRKNWLREWLATAASFIDLWPAGELTAGDSAYYKPIVSLKEYEQRKNPVVNLQSLIPKVQEKIKTTLSADTSATDTAKVNTEKLDKEKTEPAKDSVKTDSKKESDKKDSTKKESSAKK from the coding sequence GTGTCCAAAGTTCTCAGTAAAAAGCAAATTCGTGCAAGACGTCTTGCCCAAAGCATCGCTGCAGCAATTGCAGTTCTCGCCATCATCGTTTTTTACTTGATCATGACACAAAGCGGTCACTGGCTTGTGGACGACGACGAATTCGAACACGCCAAGTGGGTTGCCATCCTGGATGGGCAATCCGCAGACTTGGAACGTACGGATTTTGCCGCCAACCTCTTTGCCAATGGGAAGGTAGACTCAGTCTTGATTCTGGGACGTCGCTGTCTGCGCAATCGAAACAACGCTGAATTCTACGCCGACGAATTTATGCAGCAGGGAGCCTTCGACAGTACCGCTGTATTCCTGGCACCTCACGATGATGCATCCACCATCGGCGAAGCATACACGATTATTCCCTGGCTCAAGAAGCATAAGGCAGATACAGTCCTATTGCTCACCAGCGCTCCCGCCACCCATCGAGTCAAGAGGATTTTCGAAACTCTCTCCGGCGAAACGCCAGTATACAAGACTGTAGACATTCATCACTATCAGTTTACTGCAGATAGCTGGTATTCCAATCGCGAGTCCCGCAAAAACTGGCTTCGCGAATGGCTGGCCACCGCAGCATCATTCATTGACCTGTGGCCTGCAGGCGAATTGACCGCAGGCGATTCCGCCTATTACAAGCCTATCGTCTCCCTGAAGGAATACGAACAGCGCAAGAATCCCGTAGTCAATCTCCAATCCTTGATTCCCAAGGTTCAGGAAAAAATCAAGACTACACTATCTGCAGACACCTCTGCAACTGACACCGCAAAGGTCAACACAGAAAAGCTAGACAAGGAAAAAACGGAACCCGCCAAGGATTCCGTAAAAACCGATTCCAAGAAAGAATCCGATAAGAAGGATTCAACAAAGAAAGAATCTTCAGCTAAGAAGTAG
- the rsgA gene encoding ribosome small subunit-dependent GTPase A, producing the protein MRNDFDQDLDGEEEKPLRSVRPTRRDHRSRRIDVMKELESGVVDERPIKERYSREFKKAKIKKVKNPIENIGEENCVEGLVMEVHRRTCEVRFDNCEVVTAMYRATTSKTLGEFPAVGDRVLLGQVNDAEDEGDGVGSQKYCVVRVLPRKSELKRPGPRDSFYKQQTLAANIDQVVIVASVTQPEFNYGFMDRFLLAANLNDLPFVLVLTKMDLLPNGEADLSEDIRDFMSIADKVIPVSVRSGEGLEVLRAELDGKSSVFSGQSGVGKSTLVNALVPDAELETGEVRERDGKGRHTTTSSSLFDLPLEDFPKGGIVIDTPGIRSIGLMDMDAETLAKIFPGFFEGDLFTCKYSNCIHVKEPGCAVRAAVEEGKISKARFASYIRILNSGN; encoded by the coding sequence ATGCGAAATGATTTTGATCAGGATTTAGACGGCGAAGAAGAAAAGCCTCTCCGCTCTGTTCGCCCGACTCGTCGCGATCACCGCAGCCGTCGCATTGACGTGATGAAGGAACTTGAAAGTGGGGTTGTGGACGAACGCCCCATTAAGGAACGTTACAGCCGCGAATTCAAGAAGGCCAAAATCAAGAAAGTGAAGAATCCCATCGAAAATATCGGTGAAGAAAACTGCGTTGAAGGCCTGGTGATGGAAGTACATCGTCGTACCTGCGAAGTGCGTTTCGATAATTGCGAGGTGGTGACGGCCATGTACCGCGCCACCACGTCCAAGACCTTGGGCGAATTTCCTGCGGTAGGCGACCGCGTGCTCCTGGGTCAGGTCAATGACGCAGAAGACGAAGGCGATGGCGTGGGCTCTCAGAAGTATTGTGTGGTTCGCGTCCTCCCGCGAAAGAGCGAACTGAAGCGCCCGGGCCCTCGAGATAGCTTTTACAAACAGCAGACTCTGGCGGCAAATATCGACCAGGTGGTCATTGTTGCCAGCGTGACTCAGCCGGAGTTTAACTATGGCTTTATGGACCGCTTCCTGCTGGCGGCCAACCTGAATGACCTTCCCTTTGTGCTGGTGCTTACCAAGATGGATTTGCTCCCCAACGGTGAGGCGGACCTGTCCGAGGATATTCGTGACTTTATGTCCATCGCGGATAAGGTGATTCCGGTCAGCGTGCGTTCTGGAGAAGGCCTGGAAGTCCTCCGTGCGGAACTGGACGGTAAGTCTTCCGTCTTTAGCGGTCAGAGTGGAGTTGGAAAGTCTACTTTGGTGAACGCGTTGGTTCCGGACGCCGAACTGGAAACGGGTGAGGTTCGTGAACGTGATGGCAAGGGAAGGCATACGACTACGTCTTCCAGCTTGTTTGATCTCCCGCTGGAAGATTTCCCCAAGGGCGGCATCGTGATTGATACCCCGGGGATTCGCAGTATCGGCCTGATGGATATGGATGCGGAAACTCTGGCGAAAATATTCCCGGGCTTTTTCGAGGGAGACTTGTTCACCTGCAAGTACAGCAACTGTATCCATGTGAAGGAACCGGGTTGTGCGGTACGTGCCGCAGTCGAAGAAGGCAAGATTTCCAAGGCCCGCTTTGCAAGTTACATTCGAATTTTGAATTCTGGAAATTAG